In one Cronobacter dublinensis subsp. dublinensis LMG 23823 genomic region, the following are encoded:
- the tesB gene encoding acyl-CoA thioesterase II — protein MSQALSNLLALLNLEKIEEGLFRGQSEDLGLRQVFGGQVVGQALYAAKATVPEERLVHSFHSYFLRPGDSQKPIVYDVEVLRDGNSFSARRVAAIQHGKPIFYMTASFQAPEGGFEHQKTMPSAPSPDGLKSETDIARSLAHLLPPQAKEKFLCDKPLEIRPVEFHNPLKGHVAKPERQVWLRANGQMPDDIRVHQSLLGYASDFNFLPVALQPHGVGFLEPGMQVATIDHSMWFHRPVDMNAWLLYSVESTSASSARGFVRGEFYTQDGVLVASTVQEGVMRKRG, from the coding sequence ATGAGTCAGGCGCTGAGCAACTTACTGGCGTTATTAAATCTGGAAAAAATTGAAGAAGGGCTCTTTCGCGGACAAAGCGAAGATCTCGGGTTACGGCAGGTGTTTGGCGGCCAGGTGGTCGGCCAGGCGCTTTACGCCGCCAAAGCGACGGTGCCGGAAGAACGTCTGGTGCACTCTTTTCACAGCTATTTTCTGCGCCCCGGCGACAGCCAGAAGCCCATCGTGTATGACGTGGAAGTGCTGCGCGACGGCAACAGTTTCAGCGCGCGGCGCGTGGCGGCTATCCAGCACGGCAAGCCGATTTTCTACATGACCGCCTCGTTCCAGGCCCCGGAAGGCGGTTTCGAGCATCAGAAAACCATGCCCTCTGCGCCCTCGCCCGACGGCCTGAAATCAGAAACGGACATCGCCCGCTCACTGGCGCACCTGCTGCCGCCGCAGGCGAAGGAGAAGTTTTTGTGCGACAAGCCGCTGGAAATTCGCCCGGTGGAGTTTCATAACCCGCTGAAAGGCCATGTGGCGAAGCCGGAGCGTCAGGTGTGGCTGCGCGCCAACGGCCAGATGCCGGACGATATCCGGGTGCATCAGTCGCTGCTCGGTTACGCGTCGGATTTCAATTTCCTGCCGGTGGCGTTACAGCCGCACGGCGTCGGTTTCCTTGAGCCGGGGATGCAGGTGGCGACCATCGACCATTCGATGTGGTTCCACCGCCCGGTCGATATGAACGCGTGGCTGCTTTACAGCGTCGAGAGTACGTCCGCCTCCAGCGCCCGCGGCTTTGTGCGCGGCGAGTTTTATACGCAGGACGGCGTGCTTGTCGCCTCGACCGTGCAGGAAGGCGTGATGAGAAAGCGCGGGTAA
- the casB gene encoding type I-E CRISPR-associated protein Cse2/CasB has product MSMLSQAHRESLLKWHSLINEQQGRRLRASLRRSHTLSDVWLSEGFRVLTARVPSLWNVPGREWRFYALGIVAGLAAHVKSIETRHSFAAQLGQISGNNPVMSELRFRRLNQAHSQEELFRQLRRAVQLLGGTVNLPDLAEGVFRWCAEEDERERHAAQKRTPTEYIRVRWALDYYMAGTASDTPDAVTNDLPAETATTQE; this is encoded by the coding sequence GTGAGCATGTTATCGCAGGCGCACCGCGAATCGCTGCTGAAGTGGCATTCGCTCATCAATGAACAGCAGGGACGACGGTTGCGCGCCAGCTTGCGGCGCAGTCATACGCTTTCTGACGTCTGGCTCAGTGAAGGGTTTCGGGTGCTGACCGCGCGTGTCCCGTCACTCTGGAACGTTCCGGGACGGGAGTGGCGCTTCTACGCGCTCGGCATCGTCGCGGGGCTGGCCGCCCACGTCAAAAGCATCGAGACGCGCCACTCTTTTGCCGCGCAGCTCGGGCAAATCAGTGGCAACAATCCGGTGATGTCTGAACTGCGCTTTCGGCGGCTGAACCAGGCGCACTCGCAGGAAGAGCTTTTCCGCCAGCTGCGCCGCGCGGTGCAGTTGCTCGGCGGCACGGTCAATCTACCGGATCTCGCGGAAGGCGTATTTCGCTGGTGCGCGGAAGAAGACGAACGCGAGCGCCACGCGGCACAAAAGCGTACCCCGACCGAATACATTCGCGTGCGCTGGGCGCTCGACTATTACATGGCGGGCACGGCGTCAGATACGCCGGATGCCGTCACTAACGACTTACCGGCCGAAACGGCCACCACTCAGGAATAA
- a CDS encoding YbaY family lipoprotein has translation MKLVHMLSGLAVAVALAGCAQDKSADIAVPAPNPNTSGVATKPVIKQPNVSGTVWIRQKVALPPDAVLTVTLSDATQANAPSKVISQKVVRTEGKQAPFSFVLPFNPSDVQPNARILLSAAITVKDKLVFITDRVQPAVNDGGKKIDLTLVPVQQTAVPVQSGGGAVTTVPSTSPTQVTPSSSVPAPTTY, from the coding sequence ATGAAACTCGTGCACATGTTAAGTGGTTTAGCTGTTGCCGTTGCGCTGGCAGGTTGCGCACAGGATAAAAGTGCTGATATCGCCGTGCCCGCGCCGAACCCGAACACGTCTGGCGTCGCAACAAAACCAGTGATTAAGCAGCCAAATGTCTCCGGGACCGTCTGGATCCGCCAGAAAGTGGCTCTGCCGCCGGATGCGGTGCTGACCGTGACGCTGTCGGACGCCACGCAGGCGAACGCGCCGTCTAAAGTGATTTCGCAGAAAGTGGTGCGTACCGAAGGTAAACAGGCGCCGTTCAGCTTTGTACTGCCGTTTAATCCGTCCGACGTTCAGCCGAATGCCCGCATTCTGCTGAGTGCCGCGATCACCGTGAAAGACAAGCTGGTGTTTATCACCGACCGCGTACAGCCAGCGGTGAACGACGGCGGCAAGAAAATCGACCTGACGCTGGTGCCGGTGCAGCAGACCGCCGTGCCGGTACAGTCTGGCGGCGGCGCGGTCACGACCGTACCGTCCACCTCACCGACGCAGGTCACGCCGTCCTCCTCCGTTCCGGCGCCGACCACGTACTAA
- the cas6e gene encoding type I-E CRISPR-associated protein Cas6/Cse3/CasE → MYLSKITLPTARLTPQRLMDMMARGEYVMHQWLWELFPDVAQRQYLYRRETLQTGFCFYLLSASAPVRSHPLFEVQTRAFASTPQPGMALRFTLRANPVVTRNGKRHDVLMNAKHEWKRNAQTGELWTLQEQAALSWLAAQGEKSGFQLTQASVTAYRQQQVAKGRGALIQYSCVDYDGTLIVTDPAQFMASIAAGFGKCRAFGCGLMLIKPDNGA, encoded by the coding sequence ATGTATCTCTCAAAAATAACGCTTCCCACCGCCAGGCTGACCCCGCAACGGCTAATGGACATGATGGCGCGGGGCGAATATGTCATGCACCAGTGGTTGTGGGAGCTGTTCCCCGATGTGGCGCAGCGCCAGTATCTTTATCGTCGCGAGACGTTACAGACCGGCTTCTGCTTTTATCTGCTGTCAGCGAGCGCGCCGGTGCGCTCGCATCCGCTGTTTGAGGTGCAGACGCGCGCTTTCGCCTCAACGCCGCAGCCGGGCATGGCGTTACGCTTTACGCTTCGGGCAAACCCCGTCGTCACCCGCAACGGTAAGCGCCACGACGTGCTGATGAATGCGAAGCATGAGTGGAAGCGCAACGCCCAGACGGGTGAGCTGTGGACGCTCCAGGAGCAGGCAGCGCTTAGCTGGCTTGCCGCGCAGGGCGAAAAAAGCGGCTTTCAGCTCACGCAGGCTTCAGTGACCGCGTATCGTCAACAGCAGGTGGCGAAAGGGCGCGGCGCCCTGATCCAGTACAGCTGCGTGGACTATGACGGCACGCTCATCGTCACCGATCCGGCGCAGTTTATGGCGAGCATCGCGGCGGGCTTTGGTAAATGTCGCGCCTTCGGCTGTGGGCTGATGCTTATCAAACCGGACAATGGCGCATGA
- the cas5e gene encoding type I-E CRISPR-associated protein Cas5/CasD — protein MNRYLIFQLQGAMASWGEIAVGEVRHSRALPGRSALLGLLAAALGIRRDDDAALNALNQHYQFIVCAGDGAAWARDYHTVQVPHEARKVRYFTRKDELRDKLMLETTLSRRDYYADGYWLVAVAATPGAPYTLEALQAALLTPVFPLYLGRKSHPLGLPLWPQLHDGDAATVLREAQAGYGAALGELSPALKQLAHYYPHLWWEGDHVGLEADELQTWRDQPLSRRRWDFGIRTVKQGRLTPEATCISQK, from the coding sequence ATGAACCGCTATCTTATTTTCCAGCTCCAGGGGGCGATGGCGTCCTGGGGGGAGATCGCCGTCGGCGAAGTGCGCCATTCGCGCGCGCTACCGGGGCGATCGGCGCTGCTGGGCCTGCTTGCCGCCGCACTCGGCATCCGACGCGATGACGACGCGGCGCTCAACGCGCTCAATCAGCACTATCAATTTATTGTCTGCGCCGGGGATGGCGCCGCCTGGGCGCGGGATTACCACACGGTCCAGGTCCCGCACGAAGCCCGCAAGGTGCGCTACTTCACCCGTAAAGACGAGTTGCGCGACAAGCTTATGCTCGAAACCACGCTTTCCCGTCGCGATTACTACGCCGACGGCTACTGGCTGGTGGCGGTAGCGGCAACGCCGGGCGCGCCTTATACGCTGGAGGCATTGCAGGCGGCGTTACTGACGCCTGTGTTTCCGCTCTACCTCGGTCGCAAAAGCCATCCGCTCGGACTGCCGCTCTGGCCACAGCTGCATGACGGCGACGCGGCGACGGTACTGCGTGAGGCGCAGGCAGGCTACGGCGCCGCGCTAGGCGAGCTGTCGCCAGCGCTTAAACAGCTTGCACATTATTATCCGCATCTCTGGTGGGAGGGCGATCACGTCGGTCTTGAGGCTGATGAACTCCAGACCTGGCGCGATCAGCCGCTCAGCCGTCGGCGCTGGGATTTCGGCATCCGCACGGTAAAACAAGGACGACTGACGCCGGAGGCAACATGTATCTCTCAAAAATAA
- the cas2e gene encoding type I-E CRISPR-associated endoribonuclease Cas2e — MSMLMVVTENVPPRLRGRLAIWLLELRAGVYVGDVSKRVREMIWHQITELAEEGNVAMAWATNNESGFDFQTYGVNRRIPVDLDGLRLVSFLPLQNQ, encoded by the coding sequence ATGAGCATGCTGATGGTTGTCACCGAAAACGTGCCGCCGAGACTGCGCGGGCGGCTCGCTATCTGGCTGCTTGAACTGCGCGCCGGGGTTTATGTCGGCGACGTCTCGAAGCGGGTACGTGAAATGATCTGGCATCAGATAACCGAGCTCGCGGAAGAGGGCAATGTCGCGATGGCCTGGGCTACGAATAATGAATCCGGCTTCGATTTCCAGACGTATGGCGTTAACCGACGTATTCCGGTGGATTTAGACGGCCTGCGCCTTGTCTCATTTTTACCCCTTCAGAATCAGTAG
- the cas1e gene encoding type I-E CRISPR-associated endonuclease Cas1e — translation MSFVPLNPIPLKDRTSMIFLQYGHLDVLDGAFVLVDKTGVRTHVPVGAVACIMLEPGTRVSHAAIRLAAQVGTLLVWVGEAGVRLYASGQPGGARADKLLYQAKLALDETLRLKVVRKMYALRFGEPPPERRSVEQLRGIEGARVRQTYALLAKRYGVKWHGRNYDPKDWEKGDIVNQCISAATSCLYGISEAAVLAAGYAPAIGFIHSGKPLSFVYDIADIIKFDAVVPKAFEIAARHPEQPDRDVRLACRDIFRSEKLTGKLIPLIEEVLAAGDIEPPQPAADMLPPAIPLADSLAEAGFRSR, via the coding sequence ATGAGTTTTGTCCCGTTAAACCCGATCCCGCTCAAAGATCGCACGTCGATGATCTTCCTTCAGTACGGCCATCTTGATGTTCTGGATGGCGCTTTCGTGCTGGTGGACAAAACCGGCGTGCGCACGCATGTGCCGGTAGGCGCTGTCGCCTGCATTATGCTGGAGCCGGGCACGCGGGTTTCTCATGCGGCTATCCGGCTCGCCGCCCAGGTCGGGACATTGCTGGTGTGGGTCGGCGAGGCGGGCGTGCGCCTGTACGCGTCCGGGCAGCCTGGCGGCGCGCGCGCTGACAAGCTGCTCTACCAGGCGAAGCTCGCGCTTGACGAGACGTTGCGCCTGAAAGTGGTTCGCAAAATGTATGCGTTGCGCTTTGGCGAGCCGCCGCCTGAGCGCCGTTCGGTCGAACAGCTGCGCGGGATTGAAGGGGCCAGAGTGCGCCAGACTTACGCCCTGCTTGCAAAGCGCTACGGCGTAAAGTGGCACGGGCGTAATTATGATCCGAAAGACTGGGAGAAGGGCGATATCGTCAATCAGTGCATCAGTGCCGCCACCTCCTGTTTATACGGCATCAGCGAGGCGGCGGTGCTGGCGGCAGGCTACGCGCCCGCGATTGGTTTTATTCACAGCGGCAAGCCGCTCTCGTTCGTTTACGACATCGCAGACATCATTAAATTTGATGCCGTCGTGCCTAAAGCGTTTGAGATTGCCGCACGTCACCCCGAGCAACCTGACCGCGATGTGCGTCTGGCGTGCCGGGATATTTTTCGTAGCGAAAAGCTGACCGGCAAGCTGATTCCGCTTATTGAAGAGGTGCTGGCGGCCGGCGACATCGAACCGCCGCAGCCCGCGGCGGATATGCTGCCGCCTGCTATTCCACTGGCGGATTCGCTGGCTGAAGCGGGCTTCAGGAGCCGCTAA
- the cas7e gene encoding type I-E CRISPR-associated protein Cas7/Cse4/CasC — protein sequence MTTFIQLHLLTAYPAANLNRDDTGAPKTVTIGGASRLRISSQSLKRAWRTSALFEEALSGHIGTRTARIGREAAEIMLEGGVGATKAVEWGGAIAGCFGKVKSEKDKNRLAKDPLINTETEQLAHVSPTEREAVQALARTLATENRGPLPEELSFLRKDAMAVDIALFGRMLASSPEHNIEAACQVAHAFGVSESLLEDDFFTAVDDLRQASAEEAGAGHIGELGFGSALFYTYLCIDRDRLLENLNGDERLLAKTLRALGECTMKISPTGKQNSFASRAYASWALAEKSTEQPRSLAAAFWEPVTGTDQLEEAVRRITTLRDNMNNVYGGQQTPCAVLHGVKGEGSVAQLLDFISA from the coding sequence ATGACCACATTTATTCAGCTTCATCTCTTAACTGCTTACCCTGCCGCCAACCTGAACCGCGACGACACCGGCGCGCCGAAAACCGTCACCATTGGCGGCGCATCGCGGCTGCGCATCTCCTCGCAAAGCCTTAAGCGCGCCTGGCGTACCTCCGCGCTCTTTGAGGAGGCGCTCAGCGGCCATATCGGCACCCGCACCGCGCGTATTGGTCGCGAGGCGGCGGAAATCATGCTGGAAGGCGGCGTAGGGGCAACCAAAGCCGTTGAGTGGGGCGGCGCTATTGCCGGTTGCTTCGGTAAAGTGAAAAGTGAAAAAGATAAGAACAGGCTGGCGAAAGATCCGCTCATCAACACGGAAACCGAGCAGCTCGCCCATGTCAGCCCGACGGAAAGAGAGGCCGTGCAGGCGCTGGCCCGCACGCTGGCGACAGAGAACCGCGGCCCGTTACCAGAGGAGCTTTCTTTCCTGCGCAAAGACGCAATGGCCGTCGATATTGCGCTGTTTGGCCGCATGCTCGCCTCATCGCCTGAGCACAATATCGAGGCGGCGTGTCAGGTCGCCCATGCGTTCGGCGTTAGCGAGTCTCTGCTGGAAGACGATTTCTTCACGGCCGTTGACGATCTGCGCCAGGCATCAGCGGAAGAGGCCGGGGCGGGGCATATCGGCGAGCTCGGTTTCGGCTCGGCGCTGTTTTACACCTATCTGTGTATCGACCGCGATCGCCTGCTGGAAAACCTTAACGGCGACGAACGGCTGCTCGCGAAAACGCTGCGCGCGCTCGGCGAATGCACGATGAAAATCTCACCCACCGGCAAACAGAACAGCTTCGCCTCCCGCGCTTACGCCAGTTGGGCGCTCGCGGAAAAAAGCACCGAACAGCCGCGTTCGCTGGCCGCCGCATTCTGGGAACCGGTCACCGGGACTGACCAGCTGGAAGAGGCCGTGCGCCGCATTACTACGCTTCGCGACAACATGAATAACGTCTACGGCGGGCAGCAGACCCCGTGCGCTGTTCTGCATGGCGTGAAAGGCGAAGGCTCCGTCGCGCAACTGCTGGATTTCATCAGCGCATAA
- the casA gene encoding type I-E CRISPR-associated protein Cse1/CasA yields the protein MPVNYSQAEEGCILHSLITTKWLPVIYRDGTRGKIAPLDLADDNILDLVLPRPDFQGAAWQFLLGVLQTALAPKDAESWEDIWEAGLTAAMIRQALEPLAPLFEFGPDTPSFMQDFEPLEGESVPLAQLLPETPGAQTLKLNKDHFIKRGMTEKFCPHCAALALFSLQLNAPSGGKGYRTGLRGGGPMTTLLELHRYNSEAPSLWRRLWLNVMPQRESRLPRPANYDARIFPWLAPTRTSEKAIVTPEQVDGLQAYWGMPRRIRIDFSATQPGHCDLCGEPGEALLTSMTVKNYGVNYVGWMHPLTPHRIPKKEGGEMFSVKGQPGGLLWRDWLGLMMESESDNNREQPASVVKIRQQQRLDNAETGLWCFGYDFDNMKARCWYEHHLPFLQIPEPRQPFVRQTLSDAARVATLMLSKLRSALKEAWYGEGATARGDFSFIDIDFWQQTQPRFLALVEAVKTDESGDNRALLSAWNSDIWRYTRSYFDERALTNPQERTEFSDIMKARKKFFTQTKAKPAAKGARAKKTQEAN from the coding sequence ATGCCTGTGAATTATTCGCAGGCAGAGGAGGGATGTATTTTGCATTCATTAATCACCACAAAATGGCTCCCCGTTATTTACCGCGACGGCACCCGCGGGAAAATCGCGCCGCTGGATCTGGCCGATGACAATATTCTGGATCTGGTTTTACCCCGCCCGGATTTTCAGGGCGCCGCCTGGCAGTTTTTGCTCGGCGTGCTGCAAACGGCGCTTGCCCCGAAAGACGCTGAAAGCTGGGAGGATATCTGGGAGGCGGGCTTAACCGCCGCGATGATTCGCCAGGCCCTTGAACCGCTTGCGCCGCTGTTTGAGTTCGGGCCCGACACGCCCTCATTCATGCAGGATTTCGAGCCGCTGGAGGGTGAAAGCGTGCCACTGGCGCAGCTGTTGCCGGAAACGCCGGGCGCCCAGACGTTAAAGCTCAATAAAGACCATTTTATTAAGCGCGGCATGACCGAGAAATTCTGCCCGCACTGCGCCGCGCTGGCGCTCTTTTCCCTGCAGTTAAACGCGCCATCAGGCGGTAAAGGCTACCGCACAGGGCTGCGCGGCGGCGGGCCGATGACTACTTTGCTGGAACTTCACCGCTATAACAGCGAGGCTCCGTCGCTGTGGCGCAGGCTATGGCTCAACGTGATGCCGCAGCGTGAAAGCCGCTTGCCCCGGCCTGCGAATTATGACGCCCGTATCTTCCCGTGGCTTGCGCCAACCCGTACCAGCGAAAAAGCTATCGTAACGCCGGAGCAGGTCGACGGGCTCCAGGCGTACTGGGGCATGCCGCGCCGTATCCGTATCGATTTCTCTGCAACGCAGCCGGGCCATTGCGACCTTTGCGGCGAGCCGGGCGAGGCGCTGTTAACGTCGATGACGGTAAAAAACTACGGCGTTAACTATGTCGGCTGGATGCACCCGCTCACGCCGCATCGCATTCCCAAAAAAGAGGGCGGCGAGATGTTCTCCGTTAAAGGTCAGCCGGGCGGCCTGCTCTGGCGTGACTGGCTGGGGCTGATGATGGAGAGCGAAAGCGACAACAACCGGGAGCAGCCCGCCAGCGTGGTGAAAATTCGCCAGCAGCAACGGCTCGATAACGCGGAAACCGGCTTGTGGTGCTTTGGTTACGATTTCGACAACATGAAGGCCCGCTGCTGGTATGAGCACCATCTGCCCTTTCTGCAAATCCCTGAACCACGACAGCCGTTTGTCCGCCAGACCCTGAGCGACGCCGCGCGTGTCGCCACGCTGATGCTCAGTAAATTACGCAGCGCGCTAAAAGAGGCGTGGTATGGCGAAGGCGCGACCGCGCGCGGCGATTTTAGCTTTATCGATATCGACTTCTGGCAGCAGACGCAGCCGCGGTTTCTGGCGCTGGTCGAGGCGGTGAAAACCGATGAATCCGGCGATAACCGCGCCCTGCTCAGCGCCTGGAACAGCGATATCTGGCGCTATACCCGTAGCTACTTCGATGAACGCGCCCTGACCAACCCACAGGAGCGCACGGAATTCTCAGACATCATGAAAGCCCGCAAAAAGTTTTTCACGCAGACGAAAGCGAAGCCTGCGGCGAAAGGCGCGCGGGCGAAAAAAACGCAGGAGGCAAATTAA
- a CDS encoding CRISPR-associated helicase/endonuclease Cas3 has protein sequence MNSLWYWGKARQGENHQGDEYHLLQWHSLDVAACGYVMVMENRFNAASLFAALGINERETAATFFAWLLCWHDIGKFSRLFQQKYTHEALDHGQRDVSDSHHHHTVTGTWLWRHHLGDTAAQSVTGPLSARERKRVLDRWIPTVMGHHGKPVSYENCHNDFLAEDIEAAQAFARAVQTLFPAVTLPQTWNDASWRESFLPQSWRVSALVVLADWVGSGNHFFPWVAGEMPLANYWARAVAQAQNALRLLPPVSDVAPFKGIDTLFPFITAPTPLQQHALELTINTSGPHLFILEDVTGAGKTEAALVLAHRLMAAGQARGLYIGLPTMATANAMYARMERAWLRLYREGSHPSLVLAHSARKLSASFNASLWASELLPNESGDEASAFEGCAAWFAGSPKKALLAETGVGTLDQAMMAVMAFKHQNLRLLGLTDKVLIADEIHSYDAYMSHLLEKLVEVRAASGCATILLSATLSQAQRDRLIAAFYKGLNTTRESPRLGPDDYPWVTHLHAQGIDGQRVATRAQVQRRVGIGWMADEAACLDKIERVAREGGCIGWIRNSVDDAVNSYRELIRRGNIPEENIILFHSRFAFIDRNKKEEATLEWFGKENAVNRSGKVIISTQVIEQSIDIDLDYLISDLAPVDLLIQRAGRLQRHTRDKQGQLKLTGADERPAPRLDILAPRWQAQPDKTWLSAAMRNTSYVYPAHSKLWLTQRVLREQGEIRMPEAARLLIEAVYGEEIDVPEGMKRSEDAALADYYNQRAIASKYEISLNVGYSVESAELWGSDVSTRIGELTTDLWLAREIPQGITPYAQGDNAWEMSALRVRKSWWDKHRGEFTLLCGEALSQWCSAQRKPEAVVILLPGGYSAKEGLIGEA, from the coding sequence ATGAACAGTTTATGGTACTGGGGAAAAGCCCGGCAAGGTGAGAATCATCAGGGCGATGAATATCATTTACTGCAGTGGCACTCGCTGGACGTGGCCGCCTGCGGTTACGTGATGGTGATGGAAAACCGCTTTAACGCCGCCTCGCTATTCGCCGCGCTGGGCATTAACGAACGCGAGACGGCGGCGACGTTTTTCGCCTGGCTGCTGTGCTGGCATGATATTGGCAAGTTTTCACGTCTGTTTCAGCAAAAATATACCCATGAGGCGCTGGATCACGGCCAGCGAGACGTCAGCGACAGCCATCATCATCACACCGTGACGGGGACGTGGCTGTGGCGGCATCACCTCGGCGATACCGCGGCGCAGAGCGTTACAGGCCCGCTGTCGGCGCGCGAGCGTAAACGTGTGCTGGATCGCTGGATTCCCACCGTGATGGGGCACCACGGCAAGCCGGTGTCGTATGAGAATTGCCATAACGATTTCCTGGCGGAGGATATCGAGGCCGCGCAGGCCTTTGCTCGGGCGGTGCAGACGCTGTTTCCGGCTGTTACGCTGCCGCAGACGTGGAACGACGCCTCCTGGCGTGAATCATTTTTACCGCAAAGCTGGCGGGTCTCGGCGCTGGTTGTGCTGGCGGACTGGGTCGGTTCCGGCAACCACTTTTTCCCGTGGGTAGCCGGAGAGATGCCGCTTGCGAACTACTGGGCGCGAGCCGTCGCGCAGGCGCAAAACGCGCTTCGCCTGCTGCCGCCCGTAAGCGACGTCGCGCCGTTTAAGGGCATCGACACGCTTTTTCCCTTTATTACCGCGCCGACGCCGCTTCAGCAACACGCGCTGGAACTCACTATCAATACGTCCGGCCCGCATCTGTTTATTCTGGAAGACGTCACCGGGGCCGGTAAGACGGAAGCGGCGCTGGTGCTGGCGCACCGGCTCATGGCGGCGGGGCAGGCGCGCGGGCTCTATATCGGCCTGCCGACGATGGCAACGGCCAATGCGATGTATGCGCGGATGGAGCGCGCCTGGTTACGGCTCTACCGTGAAGGCAGTCATCCGAGCCTGGTACTGGCGCACAGCGCCCGCAAACTGTCCGCGAGTTTCAATGCCTCCCTCTGGGCGAGCGAGCTCTTACCCAATGAATCCGGCGACGAAGCCTCTGCGTTTGAGGGCTGCGCCGCCTGGTTCGCCGGGTCGCCGAAAAAGGCACTACTGGCGGAAACCGGCGTCGGCACGCTCGACCAGGCCATGATGGCGGTCATGGCGTTTAAGCATCAGAATCTGCGCCTGCTGGGCCTGACCGATAAAGTGCTCATCGCCGATGAAATCCACTCTTACGATGCGTATATGTCTCATCTCCTGGAAAAGCTGGTGGAGGTACGGGCCGCCAGCGGCTGCGCCACGATTTTGCTTTCCGCCACGCTTTCGCAGGCCCAGCGCGACCGCTTAATCGCCGCTTTTTATAAAGGGCTTAACACCACGCGTGAATCGCCCCGCCTCGGGCCTGACGACTACCCGTGGGTCACGCATCTGCACGCGCAGGGCATTGACGGGCAGCGCGTCGCGACGCGCGCACAGGTGCAGCGGCGGGTTGGCATCGGCTGGATGGCGGATGAAGCCGCGTGCCTCGATAAAATCGAAAGGGTGGCGCGCGAAGGCGGCTGTATCGGCTGGATACGAAATTCCGTTGACGATGCGGTGAACAGCTATCGGGAATTAATTCGCCGAGGGAATATCCCGGAGGAGAATATTATTTTATTTCATAGCCGCTTTGCGTTTATCGACAGAAATAAAAAGGAAGAAGCAACCCTGGAATGGTTCGGAAAAGAAAATGCGGTTAATCGAAGCGGTAAGGTAATTATATCCACCCAAGTAATAGAACAATCCATCGATATCGATCTGGATTATTTAATTAGCGACCTCGCGCCGGTCGATTTATTAATTCAGCGCGCCGGGCGTTTGCAGCGGCATACTCGTGATAAACAAGGGCAGCTTAAATTAACCGGCGCAGATGAACGCCCTGCGCCACGTCTGGATATTCTGGCACCCCGCTGGCAGGCGCAGCCGGATAAAACCTGGCTTTCTGCCGCGATGCGTAATACCAGTTACGTATATCCGGCGCATTCCAAGCTGTGGCTGACCCAGCGCGTGCTGCGCGAACAGGGCGAAATACGCATGCCGGAGGCGGCGCGTCTGTTAATTGAAGCCGTGTATGGTGAAGAAATTGACGTGCCGGAAGGTATGAAGCGTTCTGAAGACGCCGCGCTGGCCGACTATTACAACCAGCGCGCCATTGCGAGCAAGTATGAAATTTCCCTCAACGTTGGCTACAGCGTTGAGAGCGCGGAGCTATGGGGGTCAGACGTCTCGACCCGTATTGGCGAACTTACAACCGATCTCTGGCTGGCCAGGGAGATTCCTCAAGGCATAACGCCCTACGCGCAGGGCGATAACGCCTGGGAGATGAGTGCGCTGCGCGTGCGCAAAAGCTGGTGGGACAAGCACCGCGGCGAGTTCACGCTGCTTTGCGGCGAGGCGCTCTCTCAGTGGTGCAGCGCGCAGCGTAAACCGGAGGCGGTGGTGATTCTGCTGCCGGGCGGCTATTCCGCCAAAGAGGGGCTTATCGGTGAGGCGTAA
- a CDS encoding MGMT family protein, whose product MHNHDTFPQRVYQIVAAIPEGCVTTYGEVARLAGSPRAARQVGGVLKRLPEGSVLPWHRVVNRRGEISLTGPDLQRQRQALIAEGVQVSGKGEIDLSRYGWRY is encoded by the coding sequence ATGCACAACCACGACACCTTCCCACAACGCGTTTACCAGATTGTCGCCGCGATCCCCGAAGGGTGCGTCACAACCTATGGCGAAGTGGCAAGGCTTGCAGGTTCGCCGCGAGCGGCGCGTCAGGTGGGCGGCGTGTTAAAGCGTTTACCGGAGGGCAGCGTTTTACCGTGGCATCGCGTGGTGAACCGGCGTGGGGAAATTTCACTGACCGGGCCAGATTTACAGCGTCAGCGCCAGGCGTTGATAGCAGAAGGCGTGCAGGTATCCGGGAAAGGAGAAATCGATTTGTCGCGCTACGGGTGGCGCTACTAA